ACCAAGCTCCAGGCAATGCAGCAGCATGACTTCAAGCCCTACATTGTCGGAATCAGTGGCGGTCCGGTTGATGTGCGCACCCCGCAACTGGTGGACAGGGGCTTCGTCGAGGACGTCAATCTCAGCACGGTGGACTACTTAAATCCCGACATGGACCGCGCCCAGCGTTTTGTGAAGGCTTACGAGTAACGGCACGGCATCGTGCCGTCAAGCTATGCGTCGATGTGCAACCGCGGTGTCTACACGCTGAAGGCCGTGCTGGAGAAGACGCTTGAGTCCGGCCAGAAACTGACGACCGAGAACCTTCGCGCCGCCATCCTTAAGATCGACATCCCCGGCGATCAGCTGATCTCGCCGTTCTCGCGGATCAAATTCGACGAACACGGCAGGAACGTCGGATCGCAGAACCTGATCGCGCAATGGAAGAACGGCGGCACGAAAAAGGTCACGATCTGGCCGCCAGAGGTGGCTGTGGAAGAGCCCAATCCTCTGAACTGATGCGAAAACTATAACCGGGGCCCAAGATGAAGCTGTCGATCGAGTCTCTCGTCTCCGGTTACGGTCTGCTCGACGCGCTCCACGGCGTCAGCATCGAGATCGGCCGAGGGCGAGGTCGTGGCTGTGATCGGACCGAACGGCGCGGGCAAATCCACCCTTCTGCGCACGATTTCGGGCCTTGTGGCCGCCCGTTCCAGAGCGATCCGCCACGATGGCAAGGAAATCGGCGGTTTTGCCGCCAGCGAGATTCCGCGCCTCGGCCTCGTCCATGTTCCTGAGGCGCGGCACGTCTTCGGGTCACTCACGGTCGAGCAAAATCTGATCGTGGGTGCGAGCGCCGCACTCGACGCGAAAGACCGAAAGGACGCCCTTTCCGATGCTGAGCCAGAAGGCCCGCGAACTTGCCGGAGGGCTCTCAGGCGGTCAGCAGCAGATGCTGGCGATCGGGCGCGCTTATGGCCCGGCCCAGCATGATCATGCTCGACGAGCCGTCGCTCGGCCCCGCGCCTCTGATGGTCGAGCAGATGTACGAGGCCCTCGACGGTCGGCGCCGCACCGGCCTGAGCATTCTTCTGGTGGAACAGGATGTCTACATGGCGCTGGATTTCGCCAGCCGCGCCTATGTTCTGGAAAACGGGACAATCGCCCTCGCCGCAGCCTCTGACGTCTTGCGCCACGACGATCACGTGCGCCGTTCGTATTTGGGAATCTGACCCGCCCTGTGCCCGCATTCCGCCTGCCATTCAGACCGGCAGCGGCGACAGACCGTGCGCAAACTGCGGACCGATCAGCCCCGTAGCGCCGAGATGCCCAGGGCCCCCTGTGCCAGAAGCAGCGCCTGAAGCTGGTTGGTGCCTTCAGCGATCGTGAGATGTCGCACATC
The nucleotide sequence above comes from Sagittula sp. P11. Encoded proteins:
- a CDS encoding ATP-binding cassette domain-containing protein: MAVIGPNGAGKSTLLRTISGLVAARSRAIRHDGKEIGGFAASEIPRLGLVHVPEARHVFGSLTVEQNLIVGASAALDAKDRKDALSDAEPEGPRTCRRALRRSAADAGDRARLWPGPA